The sequence below is a genomic window from Synechococcus sp. PCC 7335.
CATCGTCATTCCTCAGCGTAGAGCCGTTGGTGTGACTTCTACCGTAGCCAAAGTGTCGGCAGGTGCCTTGGAAAATATACCGATAGCTAGAGTCATTAACCTGGGGCGCGCTCTAGAGTACCTAAAAAGCAACAGCTTCTGGATATACGGACTCACGGCAGAAGCAGCCCAGTCAATTCATACGACAGACTTTTCAGCGCCAGTAGTCCTAGTTGTCGGCGCGGAGGGTAGTGGGCTGAGTCTCTCTGTTCAAAATCTTTGTGATCAGCTTGTTTCTATTGAACTTAGCGGCAAAACACCTAGTCTCAACGCCTCCGTAGCTACTGGCATGGCTCTCTATGAGATCTACCGTCAAACTTGGATAGATAAGCTACCCGTACTTACTAGAAAAAAACTACAAAAGGGATCGGTAGAAGCCTCGAAATTAGAGCGAATAGACAGTTGAAAGAGATCGGGGATGGTAAACGAATACACTGATTCGGATTAGATTTATCAATACTATTCTAAAGGGACTCACAGGCATATATTCTCCCAGAACAATATAATTAGATACGATTTGTCTGTAGAAGAAACAGTTGAACTATCGGTTCAACTGTTCTACTTTCTACTCAAGATTTAATTTCAACTATCAAAGAAAAACTGTCCACAATACAAAGCATTCGCCAAACTGTAATGAAAAACTTCTTTAGCGGTCTGTTTAGTTTCTTCTCTAATCCTTGGTGGGTAAAGATCACAACGGCAGAACCTAATTGTGTTTATTACTTCGGCCCATTTGATGATGAAGCGCAAGCTACTCAAGCTAAGCCGGGCTATATTGAAGATCTTCAAAAGGAAGGTGCTTTGCAAATTCAGACCAGCTTGCATAATATTCCAGAGCCTGCAGAGCTTACCATCGAACCAGAGAATACAGCTAGTGCGGTAACGATGGTTCCGGTAGGCAGTTAGCCCTTACGAAGCAATCTGCAGTACAGAAAGGATGCGCTCTTACTTTGTCTTGGTAAGCACCCCTGAAGCCGTGCGAGGGAAAGGGTCTCACCGCTGTCTTGGTAGGCATGCCCTAGTACCATACGCCGATGCGTCTAATCGCTACAGGTAGGGTACCCATCGCTCCGTAATGGTTTTAGCCGATAAGTATGTCCTTAGCAACTCTATGAAGGCGATAGCAATAGCCCTACTTAGTCGAGGGTTGTTCGCCTAGTGATTCTATCAATCGATCGATTGCTGCAAGGTCTGGCTGCCAGCGGTAGACGCTAAGCTCTAGCTTACGCCTGTTGAAGACGATCCCCTCACCTTCAAGCAAGCTTTGCTGAAGATCGTCGTTACCATCTCTTAACGACGATCTAGAAACCTCCCCCTTGGCATTGATGACCCGA
It includes:
- a CDS encoding DUF1816 domain-containing protein, producing the protein MKNFFSGLFSFFSNPWWVKITTAEPNCVYYFGPFDDEAQATQAKPGYIEDLQKEGALQIQTSLHNIPEPAELTIEPENTASAVTMVPVGS
- a CDS encoding MGMT family protein, translating into MTKKSTKTSCYPRIYEIVKLIPYGKVATYGQIADLAGLIGKPRVVGYALYRVVDSMEIPWHRVINAKGEVSRSSLRDGNDDLQQSLLEGEGIVFNRRKLELSVYRWQPDLAAIDRLIESLGEQPSTK